The Pochonia chlamydosporia 170 chromosome 1, whole genome shotgun sequence genome window below encodes:
- a CDS encoding vip1 (similar to Metarhizium acridum CQMa 102 XP_007811091.1), whose amino-acid sequence MAAATVHVKNIAPATSDEEVKNFFSFCGKIADFKVTTEGDSKSADVTFEKETAMKTALLLNNTQLGPNHISVSSSSAATDDDGQHDAKVERDSDEITQEEKPRARILAEYLAHGYVVGDAAIERAIELDTKHNVSNRFLKTIQGIDQKYHATDRAKAADTSYGISQRANSFLTGIGSYFEKASNNPTGKKIAKFYTDGSRQVQDIHAEARRLADLKKQEHGGSAYKAAGLERVFGKEAPKDSTPASAPTASASATSGGAIGTATPAAAAPTEAIPAAKSVEEKTS is encoded by the exons ATGGCTGCCGCAACAGTCCACGTCAAAAACATCGCTCCTGCGACCAGCGATGAGGAGGTCAAGAACTTTTTCAGCTTCTG tggcaagattgccgacTTCAAAGTCACGACCGAAGGCGACTCCAAATCCGCAGACGTCACCTTCGAAAAGGAAACGGCCATGAAGACAgctcttctcctcaacaacacccaACTTGGTCCGAACCACATCTCCGTCAGCAGTTCCAGCGCAGccaccgacgacgacggccaGCACGACGCCAAGGTCGAGCGCGACTCGGACGAGATCACGCAGGAGGAGAAGCCCCGCGCTCGTATCCTTGCCGAGTATCTCGCCCACGGCTATGTCGTCGGTGACGCTGCCATCGAGCGCGCCATCGAACTCGATACCAAGCACAACGTCTCCAACCGCTTCCTAAAGACTATTCAGGGCATCGATCAGAAGTATCATGCTACCGATCGCGCCAAGGCCGCTGACACCAGCTACGGCATCTCCCAGCGTGCCAACTCTTTCCTCACTGGCATTGGGTCGTACTTTGAGaaggccagcaacaaccctACCGGCAAGAAGATTGCCAAGTTCTACACAGATGGCTCGCGCCAGGTGCAGGATATTCATGCCGAGGCCAGACGTCTTGCCGATTTGAAGAAGCAGGAACACGGCGGAAGCGCTTACAAGGCCGCTGGACTGGAGAGGGTGTTTGGTAAGGAGGCGCCTAAGGATTCGACCCCCGCCTCGGCGCCGACTGCCAGTGCGAGTGCTACCTCTGGAGGTGCTATTGGTACGGCTACccctgctgctgcggctCCCACCGAGGCTATTCCCGCTGCAAAGTCTGTAGAGGAAAAGACCAGCTAG